The Candidatus Marsarchaeota archaeon DNA segment AGAAGGCTACAAAAGGCAGCGAGATGGATATAATAAGGTTTGCCATTGCTTGGGACGTGTGGAAACAGGCCAATAAGGTCTGCAAAGAAAAGCTTGGGACCAAGTAGATTCCCGCAAAAGCCAGCACTGCGAGGCAGCTGCATGGCCGCGCCTTGTTCCTAACCATGCATTAGTCATGCTTTCGTGCTCAGACGGCATCTATCGCTTTCTTCTGATAAGGTTCAGCTTTATAACCATGCGAGGAAAGGTTTGCCGCGAATAATTCCCTGTTTTGGCCGTATGTGTATACCTTTTTTGGCGATACTGCATCTATGTATTCGCAGCTCTGCCTAAAATCCGCGTGGTCGCTTAATGCGAACTGCGCATCGGACCTAAAGCGGAAGCTTTTTGCAAATCCAGTTGCAACTGCGGTGTAAACGCGCTTCTTGTATGCGTGCTCCATCACGCCTGCAATGTCATAAAACCTTTGGGAGTCGGTTATTCCAACGAAATTGCCACGCACAAGGCTTTCATAATCGCTGTCAATATCATAATAGGATGCGTATTCAAGGCCGATGCCGTTCCTGACATAAACGCTATTTATGGCGCTGATTTTTCTGCTCACCACTGGAATTATTGATTCCCTGTTCAATATCCTTATAAGTTCCTGCGCTTTTCCCATCGCATAGGCTTTGAAAAGAACAATGCCCTCTTTCAGCGCCCTAGACACCCACTTCAAAAGCATATCTTCAATCACATCCTTGCTGTCGAAGTTCAATGCTGGGTCTGGATAGGTGGAATCTATTATCAGGATATCTGCATTCCTTATCTGTATCCTGCTTGCCGCTGCACTTTCCATCATCTGGAAATCGCCGCTGTATAAAACGCTATTGCTGTCAAAGCCGCAGTCTATAAGCAGCTGCTTTGAGCCGAGCATGTGGCCGGAATCGAGCAGCCTGACGTTTTGTGGAACAGCCTCTACCAGATTTGGAGATATCCCGTAAGCCACATTTATCAGCTCAGCGGTTTGGTTGCTGCAGACAATCGCCCTTGAGCTTCTGGCAGCTGCAATGTGGTCGCTGTGAGCATGCGATACGAAGTCCATGTCTGCTCCGCTTGCCCTTGCATCTAGCGATATGGACTTAAAAACCCTGTTCTGCATGCAGTCGCCTAGGATAATTGCAAGGTTAAAACTAAATAGTTTAAGACAAAAATATGTAATACTAAACGATGATAATATGGTCGATAACCTAATAATTATAGGATCGGGCCCGGCAGGGCTTACCGCTGCGCTGTACACTGCAAGGGAGGACTTCAAGCCGCTGGTAATAACAGGCGTCGAGGCCGGCGGGCAGCTGCTCCTTACCACTACAGTTGAAAATTTCCCAGGATTCCCGAACGGCATTTATGGCTCTGAGCTCATAGACCTCATGCGCAAGCAGGCCGAGAAGTTCGGTGCGCGATTCTTGGGAGAAAACGTGGAGGGCATAGACCTGTCTTCAAAACCGTACAAGGTAACGACGCAGTCTGGCAGCTTCGAAGCGAACAGCATAATCATAGCGACAGGCGCTTCTGCAAAATGGCTTAACATACCTTCAGAAAAGCAGTTTATAGGCAAGGGCATAAGCAGCTGCGCAACTTGTGATGCGCCATTTTTCAAGGGAAAGAACGTTGTAGTTGTAGGGGGAGGCGACACTGCAATGGAAGATTCGCTATTCCTTACGAAATTTGTTAACAGCGTAACTATAGTCCACAGGCGCGACGCATTCAGGGCAAGCAAGATAATGCAAGAACGCGTGCTTTCAAACCCCAAGATAAAGGTCATCTGGAATGCCGAAGTCTTGGAGGTCAAGGGGAATGGCAAGGTAAACGCCGTTGTAATAAAGGACGTAAAGACCGGCGCAACAAAGGAGATGCAGGCAGACGGCCTATTCGTTGCAATAGGCTATAAGCCGAATACCGATTTCCTAAAGGGCAAGCTTAAGCTAGATGAGGCAGGCTACATAGTAACAAAGGATGAAGTCAAGACCGATGTAGAGGGCGTATATGTAGCAGGAGACGTCGCAGACCATGTTTACAGGCAGGCAGTCACAGCTGCGGCAAGCGGCACTAAGGCCGCGCTTGAAGTAAGGGCTTACCTCCAGAACCTTGCGTACGGAGCTTCAAAATAACTTTTTTTGGCCCTTGACTTCTATGAGCCTTGAAACCCTGATGCCAACCTTCCTAGCGGGCCTGTTTTTTATCAGCAGCCTGATAAGGCTTTCTGCTATGCCAAGCATTTGCTCTTCGGAATCTGTATAATTGTGCAGCATTTCGCTCCTTGCGCTTATTGTGAAATCGGTATACCTTACCTTCGCGCCGACATTCTTGAACAGGTAGCCCTTCTTGTGCACTTCGCCGATTACCTCGTCGGCAAGCTTGCGCAGCACGCCCTTTATTTCGTCGACACTTTCTACAGGTTTCTTGAGCGTTACCTCGCGGCCTATGCTGAGGGTTTCGTAGTACTCCACAATCTTCGAGTTGTCTATGCCCCTGGCTAGCATATACAGCTCCTTGCCAGCGACCCCGAAATGGTCTATAAGCATCATCGGATCTGCTTCTGCAAGCTTCTTTATGCTGTCTATCCCAAGGCCCAGCAGCTTTTCGTAGGTTTTCTTGCCTATACCTGGCAGGTTCTCCAGCTTTTCGCCAGCCAGGAAGCTGCTAAGCTCCTGCCTCTTTACCAGCAGCAGGCCGTCGGGCTTTGCCTTGTCCGAAGCCATTTTTGCAAAGGCCTTCCCCTCGCATATCCCTATCGTGCATGTCAGCCCGAAATCGTCTTTTATGCGCTTCTTGATCTTTTTCGCCATTTCCAAAGCGGCATCGTCATCAAGCCCTGATATGTCCACAGCCGCCTCGTCTATGCTTATGATTTCAGCAGGCCTGCCGAAGCTCCTTACGATGTCCATGACCTTTACGGAAATCGATTCGTAATAGGGCTCGTCAGACTGGAGGTAAGCAAGATCCTTGCAAAGCGAAAATGCTTCTGCGGTGGCCATGCCGCTTTTTATCCCGAATTTCCTTGCCTCGTAATTTGCAGTCTGCACCACTCCGTATGTCCTTTCGCTAGCAGGCGCTGTCCCGACGGCCAACGGCTTTCCCTTCAATTCCGGGTGCCGCTGTTCCTCGCACGCAGCAAAGAAATAATCCATGTCTATGTACAATACAAAAACCATAGCGATACCATAAGCATGTGCAACAGCCAGCAGGGCTCATGCAATAATTGCCTGCGCAAGGTTATAAAGCATTCAACCAGGGCAGGAAATGCAATAGCAGATTTGTAGTGCAGTGCATTCTATTGAGGCAAAAGGATAAAATACATAAGCAGCAATGAAATAGCAGACAAAAGTGGTCGAATGCGAGAAGTAATGTTCGCTGGCAGTTTCTACCCAAGGGGCAGAAACGAGCTGCAAGAGTTTGTAAAGGGAGAAGGCATCAAAGGCAAGGACATTGGCACTTCAAAGGTGCTGTCAATGGTCGTCCCGCACGCAGGCTATGTTTACTCCGGCACTACTGCGCTCCTTGCATACAAGGCAGCTTCGGCCCAAGCAGACGGCTTTGATTCCGTAGTGATAATAGGCCCAAACCATACTGGCATGGGCCTGCAGATCGGCGTTTCAATCGATGACTGGCGAACCCCTCTCGGTGAGATAAAAAACGACTCGAAATTTGCGCACAAGATAATAGAAAGCGGCAACGGCGTGGAGCACGATGAGCTTTCGCATAGGGAGGAGCATTCAATAGAGGTGCAGCTTCCGTTCGTGCAGTATTATTTTAAAGGCCTTCCAATTGTCCCTATCTGCATGGGCAATCAGAGCCTGCCTGCATCTAAGGAGCTTGCAAAAGCCATATCTGCTTCTGCAAAGGAGCTTGGCAGAAAGCCTTTGGTGATAGCGAGTTCGGACTTTGACCACTACGAGCCAGCGGAAATAGCCAAATCCAAGGATTTCAAGCTCATAAAGGAGCTTGAGGCGCTCAATCCAGAGCACTTCAACCTTCTTGTAAACGAGATTATGGACAGCACATGCGGATACGGCCCCACAACTGTGGCTGCAATATACGCTAAAAGCGCAGGCAGCAGCAAAGGCATACTGCTGAAGTATTCCAATTCAGGGGACGTGACAAAAGACTACTCAAGCGTTGTGGCTTATGCATCCATAGTCTTCGTCTGACCGCACTGCACATCATTCCTTATTGTTTATGCTGAGGCCCTTGAGGTATGCTGTCGCGCCCTTGAACCTCTTGCCCGAGACTTCTATAATCGGCACCTTGAACAGCCTTTTGTAAGACTTGTCATAAAGTATTGCATATGCGTCCTTCAAGCTGTCCTTGTCCTTAAGGCCAGAACCGTAGAATATCCTGTAATATTTGGCCCCTGAGCGCCTTATGGCGTCCA contains these protein-coding regions:
- the trxB gene encoding thioredoxin-disulfide reductase, with translation MVDNLIIIGSGPAGLTAALYTAREDFKPLVITGVEAGGQLLLTTTVENFPGFPNGIYGSELIDLMRKQAEKFGARFLGENVEGIDLSSKPYKVTTQSGSFEANSIIIATGASAKWLNIPSEKQFIGKGISSCATCDAPFFKGKNVVVVGGGDTAMEDSLFLTKFVNSVTIVHRRDAFRASKIMQERVLSNPKIKVIWNAEVLEVKGNGKVNAVVIKDVKTGATKEMQADGLFVAIGYKPNTDFLKGKLKLDEAGYIVTKDEVKTDVEGVYVAGDVADHVYRQAVTAAASGTKAALEVRAYLQNLAYGASK
- the dinB gene encoding DNA polymerase IV, encoding MVFVLYIDMDYFFAACEEQRHPELKGKPLAVGTAPASERTYGVVQTANYEARKFGIKSGMATAEAFSLCKDLAYLQSDEPYYESISVKVMDIVRSFGRPAEIISIDEAAVDISGLDDDAALEMAKKIKKRIKDDFGLTCTIGICEGKAFAKMASDKAKPDGLLLVKRQELSSFLAGEKLENLPGIGKKTYEKLLGLGIDSIKKLAEADPMMLIDHFGVAGKELYMLARGIDNSKIVEYYETLSIGREVTLKKPVESVDEIKGVLRKLADEVIGEVHKKGYLFKNVGAKVRYTDFTISARSEMLHNYTDSEEQMLGIAESLIRLLIKNRPARKVGIRVSRLIEVKGQKKLF
- the amrB gene encoding AmmeMemoRadiSam system protein B → MREVMFAGSFYPRGRNELQEFVKGEGIKGKDIGTSKVLSMVVPHAGYVYSGTTALLAYKAASAQADGFDSVVIIGPNHTGMGLQIGVSIDDWRTPLGEIKNDSKFAHKIIESGNGVEHDELSHREEHSIEVQLPFVQYYFKGLPIVPICMGNQSLPASKELAKAISASAKELGRKPLVIASSDFDHYEPAEIAKSKDFKLIKELEALNPEHFNLLVNEIMDSTCGYGPTTVAAIYAKSAGSSKGILLKYSNSGDVTKDYSSVVAYASIVFV